The Juglans regia cultivar Chandler chromosome 6, Walnut 2.0, whole genome shotgun sequence genome contains the following window.
tcatattcttttttttgcaCAATTTAGAAACATAATGTTCTTATGCTCATGTTTCCTAGAGAAACCAAGGCAAACTCGTAAGAAGGTCTGGCAACTGGTCCAAACTTAAGCatcgatttatatatatatatatatatttatgtgtgtatatatatatatatatatatatgaagccaTTGGGGATAAAGAAGAagcatattcttcttcttccttaacGACTTCTTCCTTTATGGATTTGCATTTAGATACTTCCGTATCTTTCGTAGTATAATTAGCTTAAGTAACTTGAAAAGAGGTAGAAACACatgttaattttaaatcaaGCCTAATAGTTTTGCTGAGTCTACCAGAAAGTTTATGAGCTTTTCATGTCTTCTTTCTGGATTGTCACCAATAAATCCAGCAAAAAAACTTCTGGAtccaataaaagaatttattttttcgttGATTACCAGAGGTTGCttatcaaaactaattttaacgGTACCACTCAAATACTGTTGAATATAATCAAGATTATATTCAACAGTATGAATCACACCCAATTATCTGTGACCAATAaatcttttgaaattgatttaattattttgtataatgaaTATAGTTCTATTAGaaatcatgataaaaaaaaatcttatcatGCTACTTTTTCTGATTAAGATAAGTTAAGATTAAAgcgaaaattagaaaaaaaaatgtatgcccttcaaaagcatatattattctttgatttcattgaaaattattatatttctaaaaaatagtttaaatatggttaaaaaattaaattttgtcaaTGAAGAAGGGAAAACTGTGGTTAGATCTAGTCATCCACTTTTAGagacaattattatttctcataaaggAGAAGAAGGTAAAGCTTCCCCTTTTGAAAGACTCATCGCTGATTCTGATGCTACTACTTttattgaaagaaagaaaattatagaacaaaataattttgtcaatAAATCTCTTCATTTTATTGGACAGTAGTTAGACCGTATGGAAGAAAAACTTGAATGCCATGTTCCTACCTTGACTATTAAgcctgaaaaatattttattattttaacagaATAAAGACAAGGTTTAAGTCCCAAGGCTAAATAAGTCAAAattcttgataaaattaatcaaatgctTTCTGATTTAAAAAATGAACCATCTACCAGTGTTTTGAATAACAAAGGTAAAGAAtaatttcttatctttcttcaGAAGAATTATCTGACTCTGATTCCTCTGTcaatgaaaatattgttttactttaaaacaattttgaaaaatttgatttggaaaaatcacggattaaatgattttaaaaaaaaaaaaatcctaacccCATGAGTCTTACAAAAAATTGGTATTCCAAACCCACTCCTTTtaatttacagtttgaagaagattttttcaaactcaGTTTTCTATTTCTGCTGATAagttatatgaatgaaatattgatGGATTATCTGAACAAAAAatccttaataaaattaatcaaatgtCTGTGGTTGCAAATGCATATGTTAATAATAACAATCTTGGTCAAATTGAGACTGTTGATTTTTTAACTACTAGATTCTCTGGTACTCTTCGTCATTGGTGCGATAAACATCTCATTGAAGAGTCAAGAGAAACCATTAGAAAAGCTATTaaacatgatgatgatggtatacctattttttatgaaaccaTATGAAAGGGTATGCATGATAGTGTTAATACTTTGAATAATTTGAGATGTCGACAAATGTCTGATTGTAGACAGTATCAAGATGTCTTTCTTTCCAGAGTAATGCTTAGAGGAGATAGTCAAAAACcatattggaaagaaaaattcacTGATGAATTATCTCATTTATTTGCTCACAAAGTTAAGGATGAACTTATGGATATTTCAGGACTTCTTAACTATGATAATTACACTTATGGTGATATCATCAGTATAATTAAAAAGCTTGATattagtatgtgtaatgatAAAAGAATGCTTCAGCAACAGTTGAAGAATAGCGAGAAAGCTAAATatgatatgagaaatttttgtgaacaattttgAATTCTTCCTATTACTCCTAAACAAAAGCACAAGCATATtgataaatcttataaatataaaactcatgctaagaaaaaatataataggcatgatatttttataagaaaaaaccTATcgttttttataggaaaaaatccccctataagaaaaatacttttcaaaatCGAAAATGTTTTAACTGCGGCAAGTATGgtcattttttcaaagaatgaaCCAAAAAGTCcagtaaattttaaaacaagctTAATCAATTAAACATTAATACCAATGATCGTGAGAAATGGATTCGGATTTTAGAATCAAAATCCTCTTAATCATCCAATATCAATCAATTCAGTTCAAATGATTCTAGTTATCACTTAGAAATCGAACTGTCTGATTTTCTCAATATTAAGCTTGGATGcaatgatttttgttgtaaaccTTTAGGATAAAACAAtgaataatttaactaaaactgaataacaagaaaatattttgttaatcttAATTAGCCAAATTACTAATCCCGAGTTTAAAGAAGAATACATTCAAAAGCTCAAGAAAACCATGGTTCGACAAGAACTTGagaattttaaatctaaaatcagttttcaagaaaccttgggGAGATTTGTTAAGAAAAAGCTCAAGGAAATTTCTGCTAATGATTTACAGTgtgaaattgtttatattaaaaaagagaatgttgatcttaaaattgaaataaacaaTATCATTTGacaataattcttttaaacaagaattattatgtttaaaaatcgATAAGCAATTTGATCAAAATATTCCTTCCAACAAGGATGAGCAACAAAATGATAATTCTAATTCTAGTCAAAATGAAGTTCCTCCTTCTGACAACAATCAGATTTATTTAATCCATCATACTATTGCTCTCAAATGGTTTTCTAaagttactattattatttgtcATGAGTTTGAATTCACTGTGATTGCTATAATTGATTCTGGATCGGATATGAATTGTATCCAAGAAAGAATAATTCTTAGTATGTATTatgaaaaatctccaaaaaaattattttcttctaacaAGTCTcaaatgaagatcaaatatgagcTTAATAATGCATATGTCTACCAAGATAGCGTCTACTTTAGAATTCCTTTTGTACTTGTTAAAAATATGACGGAAGATCGAAAGAGTCAGTAGTAATGTCATCATGTTCTGAAAGGAATATAGATacaaagatgagataaaatgaatttttagtATGACTTTATCCGTCATATTTTTATGGTGGATCTAGGGGGCTGGCGGGGGCCACCACCCAGCCCCCAAAATTggtctatatatttttttcaaatccatggaaaaatttctctctttaatatttttgttttaaaaaaaattctcaaattcttagaaaaattataacaattatattatttgttagaaaaactcaaaaatatacaaaacaaccGATTAAAAATGGCAATATCCCTACTGAGCAAAAAGGGATTAAACGTTGCAATAAATCTTTGTACATCTTGAGGGAGCATTAGAACAACTGATTCCTATGGATTGGAAGCATGGGAAAGGTCTATATAACTGCTGTGATCAGATCAAATAGAATGATAGATGTATAAGTATCAAGTGAGTTACGTTTCTTAGGATCATTGTTCCTTCAATTATTATGTTTGAAATATGTTGGCAGCTTAGAGTGTAATGAAGGGAGAATAGGAAGCATCTCACATTTGTAACCAAATGAATGAGTGTGGAAACCAAATGTATTTAGTGCAAACACAAATAAGACTTGTCAGAATCTGTAACTGCTTACCATTTTAGTGTAGGGATCCTATTCATCATCCAACtaaggcccggtttggatacacaaaactatctcatatcatctattctcatcattacaacttttccaaacttctacacaaaatataataaacaattcaactttttcaaatcccaaaataaaaattatattaaaaaattatattctaacaatattttattcaactttcaacaaaagatctcatctgaactgcgtaaccagACGAGGCTTAACACTTTACACCCTAAACTATCAACACTGACATATCGTACCCTCCAAgtacaaaaaaatcacaaataccAAATACCACACTattgacaaaatattttctacggATTTTATTTCTcgacaaaataaattaagggcACAAATATCTACTCAAACATCAAGACACCTTGATTATGCAATTCCATACCTACACAATGCCAGTAAGCGAGTAGGTAAATGTTGTCTACCAtgttaatttcaataaaaaacaaaacttaccCAACTTTGTAACCACACAACAATGTGTTTGCTTTAATATTGGACAGTTCATAAGATAGCAACCCAAATAAGTCTGGGGATCACCAAGAGCAATTTATTGGACTCAAGTAATTGAAACTCACCTAAAGCAATCAGTTTAGCAAGAAGGCCAAATTGCAATCTCTGTATACCCATCTTCAGTAGCAGCAGCTCGAAACATGCCAGTCGTATTAAAAGCCATCGTGAGTTCTCCTTTGGCAGACACAGCAACCAAGCCAGCAGTGCCTCTTGGTACACATTCCTCTACAACATAAGCTGCAGCCTCCTTGAGAGAAAGACCTTTGAATTCCATAAGTGCAGATACATCTCTTGCAACAGTCCCACGTATTATTGCTTCACCTTTCCCCGTGGCAGAAACTGCACATAGATTGTTGGCATATGTCCCTGCCCCAATGATGGGCGTGTCCCCAATCCTACCAACCATTTTGTTGACCAGCCCACCAGTGGAAGTTGCAGCAGCTAAATTTCCGTCATTATCAACAGCCACACATCCAACTGTACCGATTTGGCTATCACCATGTACAGTTGGTGTTTCTTTCTCGACTGGTTGTGTATAATCAACCTGTACATTTAGgtccccgtttggatagtgaaagtgtttcatctcatctcatcattacaatttttccatattttcatacaaaatataataaacaattcaactttttcaaatctcaaaacaataataatattaaaaaatatcattttaacaatattttattcaactttcatctaaaaccatctcatctcatctcactatccaaaccacaccTTAATGAAAGAGTTACCAGCTTCTGATCAAAATACTTTTGAGGCATAGTGGAAGTGAAAAGCAGGTTATGCTATGAAAACTTTAGACACTAGGAAAATCCCCCACTACAAATGATTTGCTAGGTTGCTCTACGTAAAAGAAATTCAGAAATATTTATAGGCCCTCACCATTAGAAAGGAATAGCTAGCAATTTGCAAATTATAATGGTAGTGAAATGAACCATGCAAGTGACTGAGGAAATACTATCCACAGCGTAAGAGTGACTTAAAGCACAAATTCAGGATACTTCTCATCAACATCcccaaaaaagagagaacaaaatacCTGAACTCTATTAGCTTCTTTGGCTTGCTTTAGCCTCTCAATGTTTTCTGGAGTTATAAAATTGCTTGAATCTACAGTTTCAAGACCCTGCAAAATTAAGAAGTCATCATCACATAAATCTTTGATGAACATAAACCAAACACTGAGCAATCGAATACTAATAATAAAGATtacaacaattaaaattttttttttgaataaacaacaatactaatattattattgttgttgttgttgctatATTTAGTATTTATGGTAAAGTGACTCCACTCTACCTTAcctttgaaaaagttataatcatACATGTTGTGCCTCACATAGTGAGAAGGAGTATTAAAATAATGGTTAAGTTGTTAAATTTACCATTTCAACTTAAGCTTTTAAGATGACTAGTGTCATAACAATTATCATAAtcatcattaatattattaattatcacCATTCGATTTCATTCAAGATAATAATCCCAAAGCAATACcagtttcctttttttgtgaattCAAAACTGTAAATGGATATGATCAAGTTTTGAAGCTTGGCCTTTCTTAGCCTCAATTTGGCAGACCTACCCTCGTAATGAAACCAAATTACACGAGGTTGAACTTAATTAGATCTATACATCCATGCTCTACAAATGgtttactaaccattttcctaTACACTGATACAAATGTTGAAGTAAACCATTTTCCTATACACTGATACAAATGTTGATAGCATGCTAGACACTGACTTAAGCGTTTGATTCTCTTTGCCCCTCAGTTCCTCTATGTTAACCCTGAAGTCCAGGCATTCAATCAAATTGTTAATTCTAGTATGATCGAGTAtaagaaaaatccaaatacTCAAAAGAATTTGAGGCCTAATTACAGTAAATGCGGGAAACCATGCTATTCATGGTTCTAAGGAGATCTTAGGGGACATCTTAGGGC
Protein-coding sequences here:
- the LOC108993925 gene encoding isoaspartyl peptidase/L-asparaginase-like → MGWAIALHGGAGDIPLSLPPERRQPREAALRHCLQVGVDALKAQKSPLDVVELVVRELENNPHFNAGRGSVLTTEGTVEMEACIMDGKTKKCGAVSGLTTVVNAISLARVVMEKTPHIYLAFDGAEKFAREQGLETVDSSNFITPENIERLKQAKEANRVQVDYTQPVEKETPTVHGDSQIGTVGCVAVDNDGNLAAATSTGGLVNKMVGRIGDTPIIGAGTYANNLCAVSATGKGEAIIRGTVARDVSALMEFKGLSLKEAAAYVVEECVPRGTAGLVAVSAKGELTMAFNTTGMFRAAATEDGYTEIAIWPSC